In Paenibacillus dendritiformis, the DNA window GATCTTCAGATCTGCACCAAGGTCAACACGGCGAAGAAATGGGCGACCGAGCCGGCTAACACGAATAGATGCCAAATCATATGATGAAACGGAAAGCCCCGCCACACATAGAATACGGTGCCCGCCGTATAGAGCAGTCCCCCTGTAACAAGCAGGGTCAACCCGGTTCCGGGCATTGCCGCCGACAGCGGGTTCCATGCCATGACGATAAGCCAGCCCATGGCGATATAGAGAAAGGTCGACAGGAAGAGAAAGCGCTTCGTGAAGAAGGCCTTGAACACGATCCCGGCCACGGCCAGCGTCCAGACGACCGCGAACAGGCTCCAGCCCAGCATCTTCGGCAAGGCGATGA includes these proteins:
- the trhA gene encoding PAQR family membrane homeostasis protein TrhA yields the protein MANTHTYTRGEEIANAITHGIGAILSVAALTLLIVFAALYGEPIHVVSFTIYGISMLLLYTSSTLVHSFPEGRVKDLFETFDHASIYVFIAGTYTPFVLIALPKMLGWSLFAVVWTLAVAGIVFKAFFTKRFLFLSTFLYIAMGWLIVMAWNPLSAAMPGTGLTLLVTGGLLYTAGTVFYVWRGFPFHHMIWHLFVLAGSVAHFFAVLTLVQI